Proteins from one Penicillium digitatum chromosome 2, complete sequence genomic window:
- a CDS encoding Sorbitol/xylitol dehydrogenase, putative gives MTATKAAQTTNEAFVLHPGGTFAFEERSAPTIQSDRDVIVRVMATGLCGSDVHYWQHGRIGPYVVENPIILGHESTGIVIEGGSSVQGLAVGDRVALEPGIACNTCNHCRNGRYNLCRGMRFAATPPYDGTLATYYRVPAECCFKLPAHISLRDGTLIEPLSVAVHSCQLAGFMQDKSVVIFGAGPVGLLCCAVARAFGASTVVAVDVVPARLASAVKYGATHTYQMSTETPEKNAVDLLATAGFPDGVDVALDATGAEPCQNCGIYALTQGGTFIQVGLGKPNPSIPVGLICDKEIVFKGSFRYGPGDFKLAVGLLNSGRVKLDDLVTHEYPFSQAEDAFKNVAGRGGIKSVIYGPNVDEEEAKAISA, from the exons ATGACTGCCACAAAAGCTGCCCAG ACTACCAATGAGGCATTCGTACTGCATCCCGGAGGCACATTTGCTTTCGAGGAACGCAGCGCACCCACAATCCAGTCAGACCGGGATGTCATAGTCCGAGTCATGGCAACAGGTCTCTGTGGTTCAGAT GTCCACTACTGGCAACATGGCCGGATAGGGCCATACGTCGTCGAAAACCCCATAATCCTGGGCCACGAGTCAACAGGAATCGTGATAGAGGGCGGAAGCAGTGTTCAGGGCCTCGCCGTCGGAGACAGAGTCGCCCTAGAGCCTGGAATAGCCTGCAACACCTGCAACCATTGTCGCAACGGCCGCTACAACCTCTGTCGGGGGATGCGCTTTGCCGCGACACCACCTTACGACGGAACACTGGCTACCTACTACCGCGTGCCTGCAGAATGCTGTTTCAAGCTCCCAGCCCACATCTCCCTGCGCGACGGTACCCTGATCGAACCTCTTAGCGTGGCTGTGCACAGCTGTCAATTGGCAGGTTTCATGCAAGATAAATCAGTGGTTATTTTCGGAGCTGGGCCTGTCGGATTGCTCTGCTGCGCCGTTGCCCGGGCCTTTGGTGCGTCCACCGTTGTTGCCGTGGATGTCGTCCCGGCTCGGCTTGCTTCCGCGGTCAAGTATGGTGCTACACACACATACCAAATGAGCACTGAGACGCCGGAAAAGAATGCGGTGGATTTGTTGGCGACAGCTGGCTTCCCTGATGGTGTTGATGTTGCCCTGGATGCAACTGGCGCCGAGCCCTGTCAGAATTGTGGTATTTATGCCCTCACGCAGGGCGGGACGTTCATTCAAGTCGGCCTGGGAAAACCGAACCCATCAATTCCGGTTGGTCTGATCTGTGACAAGGAGATTGTTTTCAAAGGAAGCTTCCGGTACGGGCCTGGAGACTTTAAATTGGCCGTTGGGTTGCTGAACTCTGGCCGAGTCAAGCTGGACGATCTTGTCACTCATGAATATCCTTTCAGTCAGGCTGAAGATGCTTTCAAAAACGTCGCCGGCCGCGGTGGAATCAAGAGTGTAATCTATGGCCCAAATgtcgacgaggaagaggccAAAGCAATTTCAGCATAG
- a CDS encoding Chitin deacetylase, putative — MRIHPILVTTLATSVFARLHVAGPVHTVSLEHYQPEIESLLDTRDAPNNLDYRCGPKIGKCPVGTCCSGSGFCGTSKAHCRSPDCKIDFGKCDAHRSPQGPPTKEIPRPHVGQVPYGPREIRSCAIPGTVALTFDDGPTRYTGDLLDLLDKYDAKATFFITGINNGKGAIDDLTLPWASLIERMHSSGHQIASHTWSHEDLSKITPTQRGEQIEKNEAALRNILGHFPTYMRPPYSSCSPDTECGNELGKLGYHIILYDIDTDDYKNDSPDLIQRSKDIFDRQLLYSDPRTKSWLVIAHDAHEQTVHNLTEHMLKSIKRHGYHAITVGDCLRDPRPLWYRKDNRMPTHKKKPKNTASADPNKAISWDGSCGSNYTCLGSTYGFCCGSTNSCGNTTSHCGSGCQKDAGYCSVEAPYNGDAWDPKVETKGQKSEADSDFRTIGTAAATSLFLALLVAMWM; from the exons ATGCGTATCCATCCCATTTTGGTCACCACGTTGGCGACGTCTGTATTTGCCAGACTGCATGTGGCCGGTCCTGTGCACACGGTCTCGCTTGAACATTACCAACCAGAAATAGAGTCTCTTTTGGACACCCGTGATGCCCCCAACAATTTGGACTATCGCTGTGGCCCCAAGATCGGAAAATGTCCCGTCGGTACATGCTGCTCTGGTTCGG GTTTCTGCGGCACATCGAAGGCACACTGTCGCTCTCCGGACTGCAAGATTGACTTCGGCAAATGTGACGCTCACCGATCGCCTCAGGGACCCCCGACCAAGGAAATACCTCGTCCTCACGTGGGTCAAGTTCCGTACGGTCCTCGCGAGATTCGTTCTTGCGCTATCCCCGGAACTGTTGCATTGACCTTCGACGATGGCCCGACACGTTACACGGGCGATCTACTCGATTTGCTTGACAAATATGATGCGAAGGCGACATTTTTCATCACTGGAATCAACAACGGAAAGGGTGCTATCGATGATCTCACCTTGCCGTGGGCTTCATTGATTGAACGCATGCACTCAAGTGGCCACCAGATCGCCAGTCATACGTGGTCACATGAGGACCTCAGCAAGATCACCCCAACGCAACGCGGTGAGCAAATTGAAAAGAATGAAGCTGCGCTGCGCAATATTCTTGGACATTTCCCCACTTACATGCGGCCACCCTATTCCAGCTGCAGCCCTGACACAGAGTGTGGCAATGAGCTGGGAAAGCTTGGGTACCACATCATTCTATATGACATTGACACGGATGACTACAAGAACGATAGTCCGGATCTGATTCAGCGGTCCAAGGATATCTTTGATCGACAGCTCTTGTACAGCGACCCACGCACCAAGTCTTGGCTTGTGATTGCTCATGACGCCCATGAACAAACTGTCCATAACCTCACGGAGCACATGCTCAAGAGCATCAAGCGGCATGGTTATCACGCCATTACCGTTGGGGACTGTCTCCGAGATCCTAGGCCACTCTGGTACCGCAAGGATAACCGGATGCCTACACACAAGAAGAAGCCCAAGAATACTGCTTCGGCAGATCCCAACAAGGCTATCTCTTGGGACGGCTCCTGTGGTTCCAATTACACTTGCCTCGGGTCCACCTACGGCTTTTGCTGTGGTAGTACCAACTCTTGTGGCAACACCACCAGTCATTGTGGAAGCGGCTGCCAAAAGGATGCCGGGTATTGTTCCGTTGAGGCTCCTTACAATGGGGATGCATGGGACCCGAAGGTTGAAACCAAGGGCCAAAAGTCGGAAGCGGACTCTGACTTCCGAACCATCGGTACCGCGGCTGCAACGTCGCTGTTCCTTGCTTTGCTCGTGGCGATGTGGATGTGA
- a CDS encoding Armadillo-like helical, with protein sequence MADRQVTQQTIFNLLAKLDDPDADLRYMSLNDLYGILTNPNSTFLSHDRGTSTKLAEGLLKSLDDQHGDVQNQALKCLGPLAVRLPFESLTPLLEQLASLTASQTIDTSVPNTALRVIVDTLPRPQSGQPASQNAITAYSAVSKVLVPRLTGPTPSSTGRRGSMVQSMMEKDPSRGFSSDAIDVLIKVVTCFGPLLQESELAALQASVMAIIQNDTAGTVVTKRALTAISALVLHFSDSQLEGFVSSLTKTLSSNISMVQRRHLIAAIGVIARTAPTKFGPHLDTLAPFVFSAVGEENITRAN encoded by the exons ATGGCGGATCGCCAGGTTACCCAGCAGACAATTTTCAATCTGCTAGCGAAGCTTGATGACCCCGATGCAGACTTGAGATACATGTCCTTGAACGATCTATACGGGATCCTGACCAACCCAAACTCTACATTTCTCTCTCACGATCGTGGCACATCAACAAAACTAGCAGAAGGTCTACTCAAGTCCCTAGATGACCAACACGGTGACGTGCAGAACCAGGCTCTGAAATG CCTCGGTCCTCTCGCTGTTCGCTTGCCCTTTGAATCTCTTACGCCTCTCCTCGAGCAGTTGGCCAGCCTGACTGCCTCCCAGACGATAGACACATCTGTCCCTAACACTGCTCTTCGCGTCATCGTCGATACCCTACCTCGTCCCCAGTCAGGTCAACCTGCATCTCAAAATGCGATTACGGCATACTCGGCAGTTTCGAAGGTCTTGGTTCCCCGCTTGACTGGCCCGACACCCTCAAGCACAGGGCGGCGGGGCTCAATGGTACAGAGCATGATGGAGAAGGACCCATCACGGGGCTTCAGCAGTGATGCCATCGACGTGCTCATCAAGGTGGTGACCTGTTTTGGACCTCTGCTCCAAGAGTCAGAGCTTGCTGCCCTTCAAGCATCCGTCATGGCCATCATCCAAAACGACACGGCTGGAACCGTTGTCACCAAGCGCGCCCTGACAGCCATCTCGGCCCTTGTGCTTCACTTCTCCGATAGTCAGCTGGAGGGATTTGTATCTAGCCTGACGAAAACGTTGTCTTCCAATATTTCCATGGTCCAGCGTCGGCACTTGATCGCTGCAATTGGCGTCATTGCAAGAACTGCACCCACGAAATTCGGCCCACACCTGGACACCCTTGCTCCCTTTGTCTTCTCAGCAGTCGGGGAGGAGAACATTACCCGAGCAAACTGA
- a CDS encoding Ceramide synthase membrane component (LAG1), putative, with product MGRPRGSSALGVDIRGDTSAPAMSTMNEVSPIEPASPVLKQFDGAQKLASKTQSKRRRSRSHLHRFADTCLRYTWLLPLLIMLFLIALYAINPTTSNPMHSAIFLSYPQPPKTPGGPIMYGKGKKDIAFVAFYTIVLSFTREFIMQQIIRPFAVWCGIRGKGKTARFMEQAYTAIYFGVFGPFGLYVMKRSAIWYFNTTAMFEGFPHREHEGLFKAYYLLEASYWAQQAIVLLLQLEKPRKDFKELVGHHIITLALIALSYRFHFTYMGLAVYITHDISDFFLATSKTLNYLDAYITAPYFAMFVGWWIYLRHVLNLKILWAVLTEFRTVGPFELNWETQQYKCWISQYITFALLASLQAVNLFWLFLILRILLNYIFTNVTRDERSEDEEEEELESVNATKATATGADQTGKENHAPQVLLNGEPVAEQRGPRTRSRKV from the exons ATGGGTCGACCGCGGGGAAGCTCAGCCTTGGGCGTGGACATTCGAGGTGATACCAGCGCACCTGCGATGTCCACAATGAACGAAGTGAGCCCAATCGAACCAGCATCACCAGTTCTGAAG CAATTCGATGGCGCACAGAAGCTGGCCAGCAAGACCCAGTCCAAACGGCGTCGCAGCCGCTCCCACCTCCACCGCTTCGCGGATACCTGTCTGCGATACACCTGGCTCCTGCCGCTTCTCATAATGCTGTTCCTGATCGCTCTGTACGCCATTAACCCCACAACCTCGAACCCAATGCACAGCGCCATCTTCTTGTCCTACCCGCAGCCCCCGAAGACTCCTGGCGGACCCATCATGTACGGTAAGGGCAAGAAGGACATTGCGTTTGTGGCTTTCTATACGATCGTTTTGTCGTTCACGCGCGAGTTCATCATGCAGCAGATTATCCGACCGTTTGCTGTGTGGTGCGGTATCCGTGGGAAGGGGAAGACGGCGCGGTTCATGGAGCAGGCCTATACGGCGATTTACTTCGGTGTGTTCGGGCCGTTCGGTCTGTACGTGATGAAGCGGTCGGCCATCTGGTACTTCAACACGACGGCGATGTTTGAGGGCTTCCCGCACCGCGAGCACGAGGGTCTGTTCAAGGCGTACTACCTGCTCGAGGCGAGTTACTGGGCCCAGCAGGCGATTGTATTGTTGCTGCAGTTGGAGAAGCCGCGTAAGGATTTCAAGGAGCTTGTTGGTCACCATATCATCACACTTGCTCTTATCGCGCTGAGCTACCGCTTCCATTTCACGTACATGGGCTTGGCGGTCTACATCACGCACGATATCTCCGACTTCTTTTTGGCCACCTCCAAGACGCTTAATTACCTGGATGCGTATATCACTGCGCCGTACTTTGCCATGTTTGTTGGATGGTGGATTTACCTGCGTCACGTGCTGAACCTGAAGATCCTCTGGGCTGTGCTGACCGAGTTCCGTACGGTTGGCCCATTCGAGCTGAACTGGGAGACACAGCAGTACAAGTGCTGGATTAGTCAGTACATCACTTTTGCACTGCTCGCTAGTCTGCAGGCTGTCAACCTGTTCTGGCTGTTCCTGATCCTGCGCATCCTATTGAACTACATCTTCACCAATGTCACAAGAGATGAGCGCAgcgaggacgaagaagaagaagagctggaGTCTGTCAATGCGACCAAGGCAACTGCCACTGGCGCAGACCAGACTGGCAAGGAGAACCACGCCCCCCAGGTTCTGCTGAACGGTGAGCCTGTCGCTGAGCAGCGTGGTCCTCGGACTCGCAGCAGAAAGGTGTAA
- a CDS encoding fungal-specific transcription factor domain-containing protein produces MPFEKPFGSLTGATHLTRFAITQTEKLAEAIESYEPDNLPVPEYLTAGIAQLSKHLQLIQPKEGIPLSLQAGIDAEDILFNNFEVAWFLSAYVYYHNRLLKIFDDDLVVAVDEILACMLRAEEIKALLQPDLIHRSDPITFPAFVAACNATNRQPWIELWRSMQHYGLPNVESQWTTIKTIWNILDDTKALGGTDLNWVTILQGPDEIPLSLPTLYERFCF; encoded by the coding sequence atgccatttgAAAAGCCATTCGGCTCACTGACCGGTGCTACGCACCTTACCCGGTTTGCTATCACCCAAACGGAGAAGTTGGCAGAAGCAATCGAAAGCTACGAGCCCGACAATCTTCCAGTGCCTGAGTACCTTACTGCAGGCATTGCCCAATTGTCCAAGCATCTGCAGCTGATTCAACCAAAGGAGGGCATCCCACTTTCCCTTCAAGCCGGCATTGACGCAGAAGACATATTGTTCAACAACTTTGAGGTCGCCTGGTTTCTCTCCGCATACGTCTATTACCACAACCGACTCCTCAAGATCTTCGACGATGACCTTGTTGTTGCTGTGGATGAGATCCTGGCATGTATGCTCCGCgccgaagagatcaaagcaCTCCTGCAACCCGATTTGATACACAGATCTGACCCTATCACCTTCCCGGCTTTTGTGGCAGCATGCAATGCCACTAACCGCCAGCCTTGGATCGAGTTATGGCGCTCGATGCAACATTATGGCCTTCCAAACGTTGAATCGCAGTGGACAACTATCAAGACCATTTGGAACATCTTGGATGACACCAAAGCGCTTGGGGGAACTGATCTGAACTGGGTGACGATTTTGCAAGGGCCCGATGAAATCCCACTCAGCTTGCCAACTCTCTATGAACGGTTCTGTTTCTAG
- a CDS encoding General substrate transporter: protein MKLASAFGGLGDAIFGLPLRTDKIFPFRGRSEAMALATTSNWTFGFIIGMVSPGAFSGVHFFSYPVIAESSLRSAIRIHFYHVETTHYPLEDIAVAFCNKVLAGSDAEAIEIADVTSEQVESSV from the exons ATGAAGCTGGCTA GTGCCTTTGGCGGCTTGGGGGATGCAATCTTCGGTTTACCTTTG CGAACCGATA AGATCTTCCCGTTCCGGGGCCGGAGTGAAGCCATGGCCCTGGCCACGACTAGTAATTGGACCTTCGGCTTCATCATTGGAATGGTCTCTCCCGGCGCTTTCTCTGGAgtccattttttttcctacCCAGTGATTGCGGAATCCAGTCTTCGTTCGGCCATCCGAATTCACTTTTACCACGTCGAGACAACGCACTATCCTCTCGAGGATATTGCTGTTGCATTTTGTAACAAGGTGCTTGCGGGCAGTGATGCGGAGGCCATTGAAATAGCCGATGTGACGAGTGAGCAAGTGGAATCCTCGGTGTGA
- a CDS encoding Sugar transporter, putative has translation MFVVGNLYVITAMSVIGGALFGFDISSMSAIIGTTSYKCYFNHGPRGPPFNDDDVCSGLSTLSQGGVTAAMPAGSWLGALISGFISDRLGRKYAIMVGCVLWVIGSVISCASQSLGMLVAGRVINGLSVGIESAQVPVYISEIAPPSKRGRLVGSQQWAITWGILIMYYISYGCSFIGKGSHSTSHNYSEAVFRVPWGVQAVPAVLLFFGMLILPESPRWLARKDRWEECQSVLTLVHGQGDVNSPFVVAEMQEIRDICEFERQNKDVSYLELFTPKMIHRTFIGIWMQIWSQLTGMNVMMYYINYVFTMAGYKGNATLLASSIQYVINVITTVPALIWVDRWGRRPTLLIGATLMMIWMFANAGIMAKYGVVVPGGIEGVPEASMLLSGAPAKGLIACTYLFVASYAPTWGPVSWVYPPELYPLRVRGKAVALATSFNWAFNMALGLFVPTSFASIRWKTYLIFGVFLFVMIVHVFFFFPETAGKTLEEIEQIFEDPNGIPHIGTPAWKTTHDTKRTLAAESGDVEVLGEKLAGAEKRTAAHTEVVDA, from the exons ATGTTTGTCGTGGGGAATCTGTATGTCATCACGGCGATGTCCGTCATTGGCGGGGCACTGTTCGGTTTCGATATCTCGTCGATGTCGGCCATTATCGGCACGACGTCCTATAAATGTTATTTCAATCACGGGCCTCGGGGCCCTCCATTCAACGACGACGACGTATGTAGTGGCCTCAGTACCCTGAGCCAGGGTGGTGTCACCGCTGCCATGCCCGCCGGTTCTTGGCTCGGTGCTCTTATCTCCGGTTTCATTTCAGATCGTCTTGGTCGCAAGTATGCTATTATGGTCGGCTGTGTTCTTTG GGTGATCGGTTCCGTGATTTCCTGCGCTTCCCAGAGTTTGGGTATGCTTGTTGCCGGACGTGTCATCAACGGTCTTAGTGTCGGCATTGAGTCCGCCCAGGTCCCTGTCTACATCTCGGAGATTGCGCCTCCCTCCAAGCGTGGTCGTCTCGTCGGTTCCCAGCAGTGGGCCATCACCTGGGGTATTCTGATCATGTACTA CATCTCCTACGGCTGCTCGTTCATCGGAAAAGGCAGCCACTCCACCTCCCACAACTACAGCGAGGCTGTCTTCCGTGTCCCCTGGGGCGTGCAAGCTGTTCCCGCtgttctcctcttcttcggaaTGTTGATCCTCCCCGAATCCCCTCGTTGGTTGGCCCGCAAGGACCGCTGGGAAGAGTGTCAGTCAGTGCTGACCCTAGTGCACGGCCAGGGCGACGTGAACAGCCCCTTCGTCGTGGCCGAGATGCAAGAGATCCGCGACATTTGCGAATTCGAGCGCCAGAACAAGGATGTCAGCTACCTCGAGCTGTTCACACCCAAGATGATCCACCGCACCTTCATCGGAATCTGGATGCAAATTTGGTCCCAGCTGACCGGTATGAACGTCATGATGTACTACATCAACTACGTCTTCACCATGGCCGGATACAAGGGCAATGCCACCCTCCTCGCTTCCTCCATCCAGTACGTCATCAATGTGATCACGACCGTGCCTGCTCTGATCTGGGTTGACCGCTGGGGTCGTCGTCCTACTCTCCTGATCGGCGCTACCTTGATGATGATCTGGATGTTCGCCAACGCAGGTATCATGGCCAAGTATGGTGTGGTTGTGCCCGGCGGTATTGAAGGCGTTCCCGAAGCGTCAATGCTTCTCAGTGGCGCTCCTGCCAAGGGACTGATTGCATGCACCTACCTGTTCGTGGCGTCGTACGCTCCGACCTGGGGACCCGTGTCGTGGGTGTACCCTCCTGAGCTATACCCTCTGCGCGTGCGCGGTAAGGCTGTTGCTTTGGCAACCTCGTTCAACTGGGCGTTCAACATGGCGCTTGGTCTGTTCGTGCCCACTTCGTTTGCCTCGATCCGCTGGAAGACGTACCTCATCTTCGGTGTTTTCTTGTTCGTCATGATTGTCcatgtcttcttcttcttccctgaGACTGCTGGTAAGACTCTAGAGGAAATTGAGCAAATCTTCGAGGATCCCAACGGTATCCCTCACATCGGTACCCCGGCCTGGAAGACTACCCACGATACCAAGCGCACTCTCGCTGCCGAATCGGGTGATGTTGAGGTCCTTGGTGAGAAGCTAGCTGGAGCTGAAAAGCGTACTGCTGCCCACACCGAGGTTGTTGACGCATAA
- a CDS encoding vacuolar protein, with translation MSLDRIIQDSDEDEPFEGDNLPTSANPLHPSEPALPQEYQYAPAKQMTHNAVYEYDHAPDESMFPQLNVNFDDFLQSQDKSHSMLSSSQQRREDRWIPSTSEGGSGSVGAMMTEIGLAQRRLLDEDPSSASLPPPSTTALFPTESFQSAPFPTLPSHYSYQMAQPESSSFTRNPAPISVYAGTNQSLLPTRQGIYDLNPPDTTHSMAYAPKIVPHQATEPSMEQENLHPNPQSNKPQEASQPKCQQTGSYSPHDTEPLSSIASMRFSEAKITTAGTSLISPHQSQSSTHDELALPAILPTMPDFKTPDANKKRRRPKKQHMLENDEDDELANSRDHEFKQTGANEAAPKLAKPGPKEPRKKKVKTSKTTPAPEPDDDDVIWIDTKPLSVDPSTGNATPQTEATEAPRRDLESNDLASNLPVDPQSATPAVEEKTQNAQKAEKPAPKKRGRKRKQITELAETSSECADTPEPNKSPSGAQTPASKLAVVVDNSPKSMVEANTGNNDASATKSKDQNTPPLPGPESLFEAAIDTSHPQTPSKPDAASVNTPQNAGKGPDKHSPISARSGVPYRVGLSKRARIAPLLKMVRK, from the exons ATGAGTTTGGATCGTATCATTCAGGACTCCGACGAGGACGAACCCTTTGAGGGGGATAACCTTCCCACATCTGCCAACCCTCTCCACCCCTCCGAGCCCGCATTGCCGCAGGAATATCAATATGCCCCCGCCAAACAGATGACCCACAATGCAGTATATGAATATGATCATGCTCCCGATGAAAGCATGTTCCCACAGCTGAACGTTAATTTCGATGATTTCCTCCAATCGCAAGACAAGAGCCATTCAATGCTATCGTCGTCGCAACAGCGGCGGGAGGACAGATGGATCCCCTCAACCAGTGAGGGGGGAAGTGGGTCGGTTG GAGCCATGATGACGGAGATCGGACTAGCGCAGAGAAGACTCCTGGACGAAGACCCTTCAAGTGCAAGCCTACCACCCCCTTCTACAACCGCGCTGTTCCCGACAGAATCATTCCAGTCAGCGCCGTTTCCTACCCTACCAAGTCACTACTCATATCAAATGGCCCAACCAGAGAGTAGCAGCTTCACACGTAATCCAGCACCCATTAGCGTCTACGCCGGCACAAATCAGTCTTTGTTGCCCACCAGACAGGGTATCTATGACTTGAATCCACCTGATACCACCCACTCAATGGCTTATGCTCCGAAAATTGTTCCTCACCAAGCTACCGAGCCTTCCATGGAACAGGAGAACCTACACCCAAACCCGCAATCAAACAAACCCCAGGAAGCTTCACAGCCCAAATGTCAGCAGACGGGTTCTTACTCCCCCCATGACACTGAGCCTCTCTCCTCTATTGCATCCATGCGATTCAGCGAAGCAAAGATTACCACAGCTGGAACCAGTCTCATTTCCCCACACCAATCCCAGTCAAGTACGCACGACGAGCTCGCTCTGCCAGCTATTCTACCAACTATGCCAGACTTCAAGACGCCCGATGCAAACAAGAAGCGAAGACGGCCCAAGAAACAACACATGCTAGAGAACGATGAGGACGATGAGCTAGCCAATTCTCGAGACCACGAGTTCAAACAGACTGGCGCAAACG AAGCAGCCCCCAAGCTAGCAAAACCAGGACCCAAGGAGccgagaaagaagaaggtcAAAACAAGCAAGACGACGCCCGCCCCCGAGCCTGACGACGACGACGTGATCTGGATAGACACGAAGCCTCTCAGCGTGGATCCTTCAACCGGGAATGCAACCCCGCAGACAGAAGCCACAGAGGCCCCAAGACGGGATCTAGAATCTAATGATCTGGCCTCAAATCTGCCGGTGGATCCCCAATCAGCGACTCCCGCAGTTGAAGAGAAGACGCAAAACGCTCAAAAGGCCGAAAAACCAGCACCCAAAAAACGCGGACGTAAGCGAAAGCAAATAACCGAGCTAGCGGAAACATCATCAGAATGTGCAGATACACCGGAACCAAACAAGTCGCCATCCGGAGCCCAGACTCCTGCGTCGAAGTTGGCTGTCGTTGTCGATAATAGTCCGAAGTCTATGGTCGAAGCTAATACCGGTAACAACGATGCATCTGCTACTAAAAGCAAAGATCAGAACACACCCCCTCTTCCTGGTCCTGAGTCTCTCTTTGAAGCTGCAATTGATACCTCCCATCCTCAGACTCCCTCGAAGCCCGATGCTGCGTCTGTCAATACACCACAGAACGCAGGTAAGGGCCCGGATAAGCACAGTCCCATCTCGGCGCGGAGTGGGGTGCCTTACCGCGTGGGATTGAGTAAGAGAGCGAGGATTGCGCCGTTGCTCAAGATGGTACGGAAATAG